Part of the bacterium genome, TCCCGGGTGGCGCATTCGAGATGGGAGATGAGGTCGGCGACTTATGGGATGGCTGCCGTCCTGTTCACACGGTGACGGTATCGGGCTTCGAGATGAGCGCTTACGAAGTGACGAACGCGCAGTATGCCGCCTACCTGAATGCCGCACTTGCATCTGGTGACGTGGAAATAAAAAGCGATGATGTGTACGGAAAAACCGGCAATTGGCCGGGTGAACGATACCTCGATATCGGCTACGATTACGGCGGGGACAACAAATGCTGGATCAATTACGGCAGCGGCACGTTCACGGTGACCGGCGGAAAAGAGAACTGGCCGGTGGTGGCGGTTTCATGGTACGGGTCTAAGTCATTTGCCCTCTATTACGGCTTCGACCTTCCGACGGAAGCCGAATGGGAATACGCGGCCCGCGGAGGAAAACAGTATATGTACGGGACGGACGATGGGACGATTGACAGCACCAAGGTTAATTATGACATGTATGTCGGGTGCCCGACACCCGTGGGAGCATACCCCGCCAATCCTTTCGGCCTGTACGACATGAGCGGAAACATATGGGAGTGGTGTCAGGACTGGTACGGGAGCTATCCGGGCGAAAGCGTGACAAACCCGACAGGCGCGGATTCAGGCGATGTCAGAATTATCCGTGACGGCACCTGGGACAATAAAGCCTTCAAGTGCCGTGTAGCGTATCGCGGCAGGTTCAAACCGAATGACGGGGACTACGGCCTGGGTTTCCGCGTGGTGCGGAGGAAGTAATGGATTTGCCATTTAAACAGTAGCGATAACAGGATCAAACACATGGAAGACAAACAGAAAAGTCTGAAAAGGGCTGCGGCAGGAATTGCCGGAATAACAGCGGCAGGGAAAGCCCCCGCTTACGCACAAGATATGAAGTTTTTGAAACTCGGCGTCCTCGGAGTCGGTTCGCACGGCTTTGCCGCAATGTTCAAAAACCCGCCGAAAGAGTACCCCAAAGAAGTCCGTGTAAAAACCTATGCGCTCTGGGATGACTGTCCCGGCCTCGCGGAAGCGCTGAAAGGCCCCACGTACGAAAAAATATACAACGATCCGGTTAAACTCTCAAACGAATGCGATTGTCTCTATATCGAGCATGCCGACTACCGCATGGCTCTGGAACTCGCACAGCCGGGGCTTGAACAGGGGAAACCCACCTTTATCAATCGCCCTTTTACCGCTTCGATCGAGGATGCCGAGGAAATAATCCGCATGGCAAAAAAGTACGATGCTCCGGTCATGAGCGCATCGGAGCTCGAATTCGGCCCGGAAGTATATGAGATGCAGGCTTTTGTCAGGGAAAAAGGCCCGCTTCGCGCATTTGAAGCGTACGGAGCCGAGGCCCATTTCACCTGGCATTTCCCCCATGTTTTGAATTACGCTCATGCGGCATTGGGCGGCGGAATAGACTCGGTCTATTTCACCGGACACTTCGGTATCGACATGCGCAAATGGAGAGTCGAAAAAGAAATAATCGGGGCATCGCTCTGTGTTCTCACCATGGAACCGCGCGACGGCCAGCCGCCCGTCATCGGGATGTGCCATATCGGTAACTATCCGACGGAAAGAGGCTACCACATCGATGTTTATACAGCAAACGAAAACCGTAATTTCGTGCTCCAGGGCAACTGGAACCTGAATATGTTTGAAAAACTGAACGAGTTTTATTCATTCAGAAAGATTCCGAGACCCTATGAAGCGATTCTGGAAATGCACCGCACCCTGGTCGCAGCCAACGTTTCACGGCTCGAG contains:
- a CDS encoding Gfo/Idh/MocA family oxidoreductase gives rise to the protein MEDKQKSLKRAAAGIAGITAAGKAPAYAQDMKFLKLGVLGVGSHGFAAMFKNPPKEYPKEVRVKTYALWDDCPGLAEALKGPTYEKIYNDPVKLSNECDCLYIEHADYRMALELAQPGLEQGKPTFINRPFTASIEDAEEIIRMAKKYDAPVMSASELEFGPEVYEMQAFVREKGPLRAFEAYGAEAHFTWHFPHVLNYAHAALGGGIDSVYFTGHFGIDMRKWRVEKEIIGASLCVLTMEPRDGQPPVIGMCHIGNYPTERGYHIDVYTANENRNFVLQGNWNLNMFEKLNEFYSFRKIPRPYEAILEMHRTLVAANVSRLEGCAVKLSSLGGQDELPYSDAIRRYVIDRALNRL
- a CDS encoding formylglycine-generating enzyme family protein — its product is MKRHYELAVIIILAHFLTLSCGDGSNGQKASSHDASSLGITFVSIPGGAFEMGDEVGDLWDGCRPVHTVTVSGFEMSAYEVTNAQYAAYLNAALASGDVEIKSDDVYGKTGNWPGERYLDIGYDYGGDNKCWINYGSGTFTVTGGKENWPVVAVSWYGSKSFALYYGFDLPTEAEWEYAARGGKQYMYGTDDGTIDSTKVNYDMYVGCPTPVGAYPANPFGLYDMSGNIWEWCQDWYGSYPGESVTNPTGADSGDVRIIRDGTWDNKAFKCRVAYRGRFKPNDGDYGLGFRVVRRK